A genomic stretch from Telmatocola sphagniphila includes:
- a CDS encoding polynucleotide kinase-phosphatase: protein MNITLPPVSLVLLVGPSGVGKSTFARRHFKPTEVISSDYFRGLISDDENEQSINAEAFELLHSVVDKRLAFGRLTVVDATNVQFHARKPLLDIAQKYHTPAVAIVFALPEQISQERNQQRSYRTIPRNVVKRHHSQLLQSLPRLKADFEKVFVLESAEQMDSAVIRREASSFIRPDWTGPFDIIGDVHGCMDELNDLLKALGYQLNFEAEKFGISHPENRKLLFVGDLVDRGPCTPEVLRLVMDLVQSGSSLCVRGNHDDKLFRKLSGRNVQISHGLETSLEQLEKFPAEFSNRVRDFLGSLPYHYVLDGGRLVIAHAGLKEEFIGKVSDRVRTFALFGDITGEKDADGLPVRLNWAADYRGKARIIYGHTPTGMPRWVNNTINIDTGCVFGGSLTAVRYPEGELISIPARREYAITKRNFKEVVEEKTPQKPIEETDDLPNLADLLGRRWVDTRLISRIPIHENLNAAALEAMSRFAVDPRWLIYLPPTMSPGDSTKQDGYLEHPKEAFDYFAAQNISRVICERKHMGSRAVVVICKNSEVAQRLFGASDECCGICYTRTGRRFFDRRDWEQAFLDRLRAALTRADFWRRFESDWFCIDGEMMPWSAKAQELLKLQYAACGASGRAALEELQSLWANVNEEDLVTLKERYLRKTENIQAFTKSYRQYCWPTQSIDDFRFAPFHLLAGRKGLFLDQEHSWHMDVLAELSADPIFLATPYLVVNPKDPASTSEGTEWWLGLTGEGYEGMVVKPMQWINPSQKSLVQPALKVRGREYLRLIYGADYTLPENLTRLKQRAIAKKRALAVKEFALGIESLERFVRGDSLRKIHEAVFGVLALESDPVDARL, encoded by the coding sequence ATGAACATAACATTACCTCCGGTTAGCCTGGTGCTGCTCGTCGGGCCATCGGGAGTGGGCAAATCCACATTCGCCCGTCGGCACTTTAAACCGACGGAAGTGATCTCGTCCGATTATTTTCGGGGACTCATCAGCGACGACGAAAACGAACAGTCGATTAATGCCGAAGCGTTCGAACTGCTGCATTCGGTTGTCGATAAACGGCTGGCATTCGGCCGACTGACGGTCGTCGATGCCACCAATGTGCAATTCCATGCCCGAAAGCCTTTGCTGGATATCGCACAGAAGTATCACACGCCCGCGGTCGCGATTGTTTTCGCATTGCCCGAACAGATTTCGCAGGAGCGCAATCAACAGCGCAGCTATCGCACTATCCCGCGTAATGTGGTCAAGCGGCACCATTCGCAATTGTTGCAGTCGCTACCCCGATTGAAAGCCGATTTCGAAAAGGTGTTCGTTCTGGAATCCGCCGAGCAGATGGATTCGGCAGTAATCCGCCGGGAAGCTTCGTCTTTCATTCGTCCGGACTGGACCGGCCCGTTCGATATCATCGGCGATGTGCACGGCTGCATGGATGAGCTGAACGATTTGCTCAAAGCTCTCGGTTACCAGCTGAATTTCGAAGCGGAGAAGTTTGGGATTTCCCACCCGGAAAATCGCAAACTGCTTTTCGTGGGCGACCTCGTCGATCGCGGGCCGTGCACTCCGGAAGTGCTGCGTCTGGTCATGGATCTCGTCCAGAGTGGTTCGAGCTTGTGCGTTCGGGGCAACCACGACGACAAGCTCTTTCGCAAGCTCAGCGGACGAAATGTGCAGATCAGCCACGGATTGGAAACATCTCTGGAACAACTGGAAAAGTTCCCGGCGGAATTCAGCAATCGCGTCCGCGATTTCCTGGGGTCGTTGCCCTACCACTACGTTCTGGACGGCGGTCGACTGGTCATTGCCCATGCCGGACTGAAGGAGGAATTCATCGGCAAGGTTTCCGATCGAGTCCGCACCTTCGCCTTGTTCGGAGATATCACGGGCGAGAAAGATGCCGATGGCCTGCCGGTCCGGCTGAACTGGGCCGCGGACTATCGGGGTAAGGCCCGGATTATCTACGGCCATACGCCTACCGGTATGCCCCGTTGGGTCAACAACACGATCAATATCGATACCGGCTGCGTGTTCGGCGGCAGCCTGACGGCCGTGCGCTATCCGGAAGGGGAATTGATCAGTATCCCCGCCCGTCGCGAATATGCAATTACCAAACGGAACTTTAAAGAGGTCGTTGAAGAAAAAACACCGCAGAAACCGATCGAGGAGACGGACGATCTTCCTAATCTAGCCGATTTGCTCGGTCGGCGCTGGGTCGATACCCGCCTGATCTCAAGAATTCCGATCCATGAAAATCTGAATGCGGCGGCTCTCGAAGCGATGTCGCGCTTTGCCGTCGATCCTCGCTGGCTGATCTATTTGCCGCCGACGATGTCCCCGGGCGATTCCACGAAACAAGACGGATATCTGGAGCATCCAAAAGAAGCATTCGATTACTTCGCCGCTCAGAATATTTCCCGCGTGATTTGCGAACGCAAACATATGGGATCGCGGGCCGTTGTGGTGATCTGCAAAAACTCAGAAGTTGCTCAACGCCTGTTTGGCGCAAGCGATGAATGCTGTGGGATTTGCTACACCCGCACGGGTCGTCGATTTTTCGATAGACGCGACTGGGAACAGGCGTTTCTCGATCGACTTCGAGCTGCGCTGACTCGTGCGGATTTCTGGCGGCGCTTCGAGAGCGATTGGTTTTGTATCGATGGGGAGATGATGCCCTGGTCGGCCAAGGCTCAGGAGTTATTGAAACTTCAGTACGCTGCCTGCGGCGCTTCAGGCCGTGCGGCTTTGGAGGAACTGCAGTCCCTCTGGGCGAATGTGAATGAAGAGGACCTGGTGACGTTGAAAGAACGTTACCTTCGAAAAACCGAGAATATTCAAGCCTTTACCAAAAGCTACCGCCAGTATTGCTGGCCGACTCAGAGCATCGATGATTTTCGGTTCGCCCCGTTTCATTTACTGGCGGGACGCAAAGGGTTGTTTCTCGATCAGGAGCATTCCTGGCATATGGATGTTCTGGCGGAGCTGTCGGCCGATCCGATATTCCTCGCTACCCCCTATTTGGTTGTGAATCCTAAAGATCCGGCCTCGACCAGCGAAGGCACCGAATGGTGGTTGGGGTTGACGGGTGAAGGTTATGAAGGAATGGTTGTAAAGCCGATGCAGTGGATAAATCCTTCGCAGAAATCTCTCGTGCAACCGGCCTTGAAGGTGCGTGGAAGAGAATATCTCCGACTGATTTACGGAGCCGATTACACGCTTCCGGAGAATCTGACTCGCCTGAAACAACGAGCCATTGCCAAGAAACGTGCTCTCGCAGTCAAGGAATTTGCGCTGGGCATTGAGTCCCTGGAACGATTCGTTCGAGGCGACTCCCTCCGAAAAATTCATGAAGCGGTTTTTGGTGTGCTGGCCCTGGAGAGTGATCCGGTGGATGCCCGACTGTAA
- a CDS encoding AAA family ATPase, protein MYLVRERVPDWKEHPFHLPAVRHLGTFEFHPKVTFLIGENGSGKSTLLEALAVSLGMNAEGGNRNLRFSTRDSHSKLTDSLRVGKVAGKAAPDSYFLRAESFYNVATDLEIQDQHHGGQLLQRFGGKSLHEQSHGESFMALFANRFTGQGLYLLDEPEAALSAQKQMTFLSIMHNYVRLGSQFVIATHSPILLAYPEAQIFLLDSEGIHLRKYEETDNYQITRNFLNRTPQILKILMDNEEGQSSC, encoded by the coding sequence ATGTACCTGGTGCGTGAACGTGTTCCGGACTGGAAGGAACACCCTTTCCATCTGCCGGCCGTTCGCCATCTGGGGACTTTTGAATTTCACCCCAAAGTGACTTTCTTGATTGGCGAAAACGGTTCGGGAAAGTCCACACTCCTCGAAGCTTTGGCCGTGTCCCTTGGTATGAATGCGGAGGGCGGAAATCGGAATCTTCGCTTCTCCACTCGGGATTCTCATTCCAAACTGACCGACAGCTTAAGAGTAGGTAAAGTGGCCGGGAAAGCCGCGCCGGATTCTTACTTCCTGCGAGCCGAATCTTTCTATAACGTGGCCACTGATTTGGAGATCCAAGATCAACATCACGGAGGACAGTTACTGCAGCGATTCGGCGGCAAATCGTTGCACGAGCAATCGCACGGCGAATCGTTCATGGCCCTGTTCGCCAACCGCTTTACCGGCCAGGGACTTTATCTGCTGGATGAGCCAGAGGCCGCTTTGTCCGCCCAAAAACAGATGACCTTCCTGTCGATTATGCACAATTACGTTAGGCTCGGTTCCCAATTCGTGATAGCCACCCACTCGCCGATTCTGCTGGCTTATCCGGAGGCACAAATCTTCCTTCTGGATTCGGAAGGCATCCACCTCAGGAAGTACGAGGAAACCGATAACTACCAGATTACCCGGAATTTTTTGAACCGAACTCCGCAAATTTTGAAAATCTTAATGGATAATGAGGAGGGCCAAAGTAGTTGTTGA
- a CDS encoding FG-GAP-like repeat-containing protein, which translates to MIRRRLSKWIKSHLPLNFDGLRERKIHRSALSVMQLEDRRVLVSGLTPAQLLHAYGIDYTHYGNIIGNGAGQTIAIVDAFDNPALLSSTDPNYAGSDLAEFDAYFGLPDPPSFTKIAQDGSTNYPASDLGWAGEEALDVEWAHALAPMANIILIEATDSSGNNLYAAVNYAKTIPGVSVVSMSFGADGDDGTASDNEIFTTPAGHQGIAFVKASGDSGSPGGEKYPNVIVVGGTTLNLNSDNTMQSQTAWSGSGGGLASTFARPTYQNGFNISQYRGIPDVSFDADPASGVAVYDRFSNGEQDPWEQVGGTSLATPCWAAILSITDQFRVAAGKTTLDGATQVLPALYDISSAGIYGASSYDYYDVTSGSNGSYNAGPGYDLVTGLGTPYVNLLANDLAGVNGDLEYFAPNSGTNNISVQVSNGYIQIFDNNVLVSGKSISTTNNVIIHGAAGVTNNVDVTSSYDSVQIPFDFIGDPTGTNSLTIEGTTTADQIIINPSLVEVNYTNITYSNVTNLIANGNGGGDVFDVTPSTSTFITVNGGSPGASLDYHALGTINYTSPTSGTITASGYPIFTFTGINSLTTDNNLVFFAPSGQVNNIIVQLNAGNIQILDNSVVEVSRPITSTAEVIVRGAALSENDVTCEPDFDALNIPFQFLGGIGGTNTLTIVGEVTYDNFTVNSTSVVMDSKNFTYSNVQSLTVEGNGGTDYFDVTPSASTSYTIIGGFPDGTIYYHGAGAINYTSSDSGTISAIGYANLTFSQISKVILSGELIYSIPAYSSHNVTVQVAGGIVEILDNGVIQVAGAAVDTTKVLLYGGDSSNDVIVSDTTFTSTTIPIYYTAGNGSTNLLQIEGGTAADNFTIGSTTTSVNGKLFNYTGLQTLIADGNGGGDTFDVTPSTTMTIDVNGGTPGGTLTYEAVGEFTYLSPTTGAINATGTQPVNYTGIVNKVNFPLGFILELVGNAPSGSTDTFTIASGGSGNGLVANVNGITPTSYVNGTILGVVVTGSTNNDNLVIDNSNGFVAGFITFNGGSATNLLNIVGAPGTSIARETVTMNGTNSGTVILDPTGALGVGATSGNKTTGNVIFNDVPTLLSTTPVGELDFIGSTSAETYTLNDGSLVSGSQMLQLQDATTTSTETLNTSNAGTLTINGFGGTDTFNLNEKLQPTGIGAVKVYGNELTNGTLNTSTSNDTFIVNSTAPGITTTVTGGTTSSFQLNGSGLAGNNYFLGNAGTASFVLNTGTGITATSVNLSGGASSSADTFVVNGITSATNNVALKLGLTPFGQSLQGLGTNVQFDSLPNFTFNGGASVNNFSVIDSTGNVYGTVGPKTLNLASGMIYRPLSSTSGDVRFNVGNSGLPLNGNQTPFIKFNNITGSLSLNGDGTNSASKDILTILGVSATGSSSGSVFGEVTAANPSDQVMISDSLVTISNASLGTLLAVNLNPGTFSTIMYRAGNKNRPNGDTINVVPSKKVNLLIDGMGGKLANTINIVGTASKTYTNITTPSLGGPQLRVTQSTGASVGLINVSGIQGVGLIAVSVAYGGLPLVNVYDPSNLTTPKFVLQPFATEYRGGIEVAVGDVNGDGVPDIVCMAGIGGDAHIVVFSGIDGSILQSYFAYANYEGQASIAVGDVNGDGYADIITGSGVGTAPHVKVFSGKDGSLLQSFYAFSTGFLGGINVAAGDVEDTGISDIIVGAASGSSPHVEVFRGTDLTLIRSFLAFAPGFLGGVDVASVDLNGDGHADLVVAAASGNDPHVEVFDGVTNNLIASFLVPNNYPSGTASASTPGNLNIGTASGANGIGQILVGRSNSTTIQRFQLLPTLAPLTPLNAFDSATGWGVYVGGA; encoded by the coding sequence ATGATTCGACGACGGTTATCCAAGTGGATCAAATCGCACCTTCCTTTGAATTTTGATGGGCTGCGAGAGCGGAAAATTCATCGATCCGCCTTGAGTGTGATGCAACTCGAAGATCGTCGAGTGCTGGTTTCGGGGCTCACCCCAGCTCAATTACTCCACGCTTACGGAATCGATTACACCCACTACGGCAACATTATTGGGAACGGCGCCGGTCAGACGATTGCGATTGTCGATGCCTTTGATAATCCTGCACTTCTGAGTTCGACGGATCCGAATTATGCCGGCAGCGACCTGGCCGAATTCGATGCGTATTTCGGGCTCCCCGATCCACCCAGTTTTACCAAGATCGCTCAAGATGGTTCAACGAACTATCCCGCTTCAGACTTAGGATGGGCCGGTGAGGAAGCTCTGGATGTCGAGTGGGCTCATGCGCTGGCTCCGATGGCCAACATTATCCTGATAGAAGCGACCGATAGCTCGGGCAATAACTTGTACGCGGCCGTGAATTACGCGAAAACCATACCGGGCGTTTCCGTCGTATCCATGAGCTTCGGAGCCGATGGCGATGATGGCACGGCTTCAGACAACGAGATTTTCACCACGCCGGCCGGCCATCAGGGAATTGCCTTCGTTAAAGCCTCCGGCGACTCGGGTTCCCCGGGTGGCGAAAAATATCCGAACGTTATCGTAGTCGGCGGTACGACGCTGAATTTGAACTCCGACAATACGATGCAGTCGCAAACTGCCTGGTCGGGGAGCGGCGGAGGCTTAGCCAGCACATTCGCGCGACCGACTTACCAGAACGGCTTTAACATCTCGCAATATCGCGGAATTCCCGACGTCTCTTTCGACGCCGATCCCGCATCCGGCGTAGCGGTTTACGATAGATTCTCCAATGGCGAGCAGGACCCCTGGGAGCAGGTCGGCGGCACCAGTCTCGCCACACCCTGCTGGGCGGCCATCCTTTCAATCACCGACCAGTTCCGAGTCGCCGCCGGGAAGACCACTCTCGACGGGGCGACTCAGGTGCTTCCCGCACTCTACGACATTTCGTCGGCAGGTATCTACGGGGCTTCTTCCTACGACTATTACGATGTCACCTCGGGCAGCAACGGCAGTTACAACGCCGGTCCCGGATACGATCTGGTGACGGGTCTTGGAACTCCTTATGTCAATCTGCTGGCCAACGACCTGGCCGGGGTGAACGGCGATCTCGAGTATTTCGCCCCCAACTCCGGAACTAACAACATCTCCGTGCAGGTTTCCAACGGATACATCCAGATTTTCGACAATAACGTCCTGGTATCGGGCAAATCGATTTCCACGACGAACAATGTCATTATTCACGGTGCGGCGGGTGTCACCAACAATGTGGACGTCACATCTTCCTACGACTCGGTTCAGATACCGTTCGACTTTATCGGCGACCCGACGGGTACGAATTCTCTGACTATTGAAGGCACGACCACCGCCGATCAGATTATCATCAATCCCTCCTTGGTCGAAGTGAATTACACCAATATCACCTACTCCAACGTGACGAACCTGATCGCCAACGGCAACGGGGGGGGCGATGTCTTCGACGTCACACCTTCCACCTCAACTTTTATCACCGTTAACGGCGGGTCGCCGGGGGCTTCGCTCGATTATCACGCTCTGGGAACTATCAACTATACCAGCCCGACATCGGGTACGATCACGGCCAGCGGCTACCCGATCTTCACTTTCACCGGCATAAACTCCCTCACCACCGATAATAACCTGGTGTTCTTCGCTCCCAGCGGACAGGTGAACAACATTATCGTCCAGCTGAATGCCGGTAACATTCAGATCCTGGACAACTCGGTGGTTGAAGTCTCCCGCCCCATAACCTCTACGGCGGAAGTGATCGTTCGCGGCGCAGCTTTGTCGGAAAACGATGTCACCTGCGAGCCCGATTTCGATGCTCTCAACATTCCCTTCCAATTCCTGGGGGGCATCGGGGGAACCAACACCCTCACAATCGTGGGCGAAGTTACCTATGACAACTTCACGGTGAATTCCACCAGCGTGGTCATGGATTCGAAGAATTTCACTTATAGCAACGTGCAGTCGCTCACGGTCGAAGGTAATGGTGGTACCGACTACTTCGATGTGACCCCCTCCGCCAGTACCAGCTATACGATCATCGGCGGCTTCCCGGATGGCACCATCTACTATCACGGTGCCGGCGCAATCAATTACACCTCCTCCGATAGCGGAACCATCAGTGCGATTGGCTACGCCAACCTAACTTTCTCGCAAATTTCGAAGGTGATTCTGAGTGGCGAACTCATTTACTCCATCCCAGCTTACTCCTCGCATAACGTCACGGTTCAAGTGGCAGGCGGCATTGTCGAGATTCTCGATAACGGCGTGATCCAGGTGGCGGGCGCGGCGGTGGATACCACCAAAGTCCTTCTGTACGGTGGCGATTCCTCCAATGATGTCATTGTTTCCGATACTACATTCACGTCGACAACAATCCCGATTTATTACACAGCCGGCAACGGCAGTACAAACCTGCTTCAAATCGAAGGAGGAACGGCGGCGGACAACTTCACCATCGGTTCCACCACTACTTCGGTCAACGGTAAACTCTTCAACTACACCGGTTTGCAGACCTTGATCGCCGATGGCAACGGCGGAGGAGATACCTTCGATGTGACCCCGTCCACTACCATGACCATCGATGTGAACGGCGGCACCCCGGGTGGCACTCTGACCTACGAAGCGGTCGGCGAATTCACCTATTTGAGTCCGACAACCGGGGCCATTAATGCTACGGGTACCCAGCCAGTGAATTACACGGGCATCGTCAACAAAGTCAACTTCCCGCTCGGCTTCATTCTGGAACTCGTCGGTAATGCCCCTAGCGGTTCGACGGATACTTTCACGATTGCCAGTGGAGGCTCGGGGAATGGTTTGGTAGCCAACGTAAATGGAATTACGCCGACCAGCTATGTGAATGGGACAATTCTGGGTGTGGTCGTTACGGGTTCAACGAATAACGATAATCTCGTCATCGACAACAGCAATGGATTCGTGGCAGGGTTTATCACCTTCAATGGCGGATCTGCCACCAATCTTCTCAACATCGTAGGGGCACCCGGTACCAGCATCGCCCGTGAAACTGTGACGATGAATGGCACCAATAGTGGCACCGTGATTCTGGACCCGACGGGAGCGCTCGGCGTCGGTGCTACCTCCGGCAACAAGACGACAGGTAATGTCATCTTCAACGATGTTCCCACCTTGCTCTCGACGACTCCAGTCGGCGAACTCGATTTCATCGGCAGCACCAGTGCCGAAACCTACACTTTAAACGATGGCAGTCTGGTTTCAGGTTCCCAGATGCTCCAGTTGCAGGATGCAACTACCACATCGACGGAGACTCTGAATACCTCCAATGCCGGCACACTCACCATCAATGGATTCGGTGGAACCGATACTTTCAATCTGAACGAAAAATTGCAGCCGACCGGAATCGGTGCCGTCAAGGTTTACGGAAACGAACTGACCAACGGCACGCTCAATACCAGTACTTCCAACGATACGTTCATCGTCAACTCGACCGCACCGGGAATTACCACAACAGTTACGGGAGGAACCACTTCCAGCTTCCAGTTGAATGGTTCCGGGCTGGCCGGAAATAACTACTTCCTCGGCAACGCCGGAACGGCCTCCTTCGTCCTAAATACCGGGACGGGAATCACCGCGACGAGCGTCAATCTGAGCGGCGGAGCGTCGAGTTCCGCGGATACCTTCGTCGTGAACGGAATCACTTCTGCAACTAACAATGTGGCTCTGAAACTCGGTCTGACGCCCTTCGGGCAATCGCTGCAAGGATTGGGTACTAACGTCCAGTTCGATTCGCTGCCGAACTTTACGTTCAACGGGGGTGCCTCGGTCAACAACTTCAGTGTGATCGATAGCACGGGTAACGTCTACGGCACTGTCGGCCCCAAAACGTTGAATCTCGCCAGCGGTATGATCTATCGACCGCTTTCCTCCACTTCGGGGGACGTCCGATTCAACGTCGGAAACAGCGGCTTACCGCTCAACGGCAATCAGACGCCTTTCATCAAGTTCAACAACATTACGGGTTCGCTGAGCCTCAATGGCGATGGAACCAACTCCGCCAGCAAGGATATTCTGACCATTCTGGGTGTCAGTGCGACGGGCAGTTCCTCGGGTTCGGTATTCGGAGAGGTGACCGCGGCCAACCCCTCCGATCAGGTGATGATCTCCGATTCGCTAGTCACCATCAGCAATGCCTCATTGGGCACACTGCTCGCCGTGAATCTTAACCCCGGCACTTTCAGCACCATTATGTATCGGGCCGGAAACAAGAACCGACCCAACGGAGATACCATCAATGTGGTCCCTTCCAAGAAGGTGAACCTCCTGATCGATGGGATGGGCGGCAAGCTGGCTAACACGATCAACATCGTGGGGACTGCGAGCAAGACTTACACGAATATTACCACCCCGTCACTGGGCGGACCGCAATTGCGTGTGACTCAGTCCACCGGTGCGAGCGTGGGTCTGATCAATGTCTCCGGAATCCAAGGAGTGGGTTTGATAGCCGTCTCGGTAGCTTACGGTGGCCTGCCTCTGGTAAATGTTTACGATCCTTCGAATCTCACTACTCCGAAATTTGTCCTGCAGCCTTTCGCCACGGAATATCGCGGTGGAATTGAAGTGGCCGTTGGAGATGTAAACGGCGACGGCGTCCCCGATATCGTCTGCATGGCGGGTATCGGCGGTGATGCTCATATCGTGGTCTTCAGCGGTATCGACGGTAGCATCCTGCAATCGTACTTCGCTTACGCGAACTATGAAGGCCAGGCTTCGATCGCCGTAGGCGACGTGAACGGCGATGGCTACGCCGATATTATCACCGGGAGCGGAGTTGGCACCGCGCCGCATGTGAAAGTCTTCAGCGGTAAAGATGGCTCATTGCTGCAAAGCTTTTATGCCTTCTCTACTGGATTCCTCGGAGGCATCAACGTGGCTGCGGGCGACGTCGAGGATACGGGCATCTCCGACATCATCGTCGGGGCAGCTTCCGGCTCCAGCCCGCACGTGGAAGTGTTCCGTGGCACTGATCTCACGCTGATTCGCAGCTTCCTGGCATTCGCACCCGGTTTCCTCGGTGGGGTTGACGTCGCCTCAGTGGACCTCAACGGCGACGGCCATGCGGACTTGGTAGTCGCAGCCGCTTCGGGTAATGACCCGCATGTGGAAGTCTTCGACGGGGTGACCAATAACCTCATCGCCAGTTTCCTGGTACCGAATAATTATCCTTCCGGAACGGCTTCGGCTTCCACCCCAGGCAATCTCAATATCGGAACCGCTAGCGGTGCCAATGGCATCGGTCAGATTCTGGTTGGCCGCAGCAACAGCACCACGATTCAGCGCTTCCAATTATTGCCGACTCTGGCACCGCTTACTCCGCTCAATGCGTTCGATAGCGCTACGGGCTGGGGCGTTTACGTCGGTGGGGCTTAA
- a CDS encoding universal stress protein, whose amino-acid sequence MFQILRILYATDFSSYSNQAYFHAVAIAERTGAELVICHVYQPKQGRDSEYWREQLEQIRPNNAAIPIQHVLLEGDPADEIVRYATEANMNMLVIGTHGRSGVDRLMMGSVAERILRDSPCSVLVVKLPKGVSTPIRTQRETATAH is encoded by the coding sequence ATGTTTCAAATTCTGCGCATTCTCTACGCCACCGATTTTTCCAGCTATTCCAATCAGGCCTATTTCCATGCGGTGGCCATTGCGGAAAGAACCGGTGCGGAACTGGTAATCTGCCATGTCTATCAGCCAAAACAAGGGCGGGATAGCGAATACTGGCGCGAACAACTCGAACAGATCCGGCCCAATAACGCGGCGATTCCCATTCAACACGTGCTTCTCGAAGGCGACCCGGCGGATGAAATCGTTCGCTATGCCACCGAGGCCAATATGAACATGTTGGTGATCGGGACGCATGGTCGATCGGGTGTGGACCGATTAATGATGGGGAGCGTTGCAGAGAGAATTCTGCGCGATTCCCCCTGTTCGGTGCTAGTGGTCAAATTGCCCAAGGGGGTGAGCACCCCCATTCGGACTCAACGTGAAACGGCTACCGCACATTAG
- a CDS encoding M20/M25/M40 family metallo-hydrolase codes for MNSLRRLFGAALIAALGVLTIPESDAQDAAKTAPVSDPAALAIDQQIISEIREHSDIMKNLQYISDEIGHRLTGSPSLKKANDWTAAKMKEYGLTDVHLEAWEIPAGWERGTATLTLIDPTPGRQLTVAAMGWTPGTKGKISGDVVIIDAKTKDDLNKFKGKLKNAIILTRPPTEVRPITDLNYAKAGVPGKKDGPPSKEATPKTESAKLDPPKKDDAKKDGPIPSRPGNFGEQMALRRELGEFLRTEGAAVMLTDSGKPHGLLNMTGSWRGGDRASANEPLPTLFITHDHYALLYRLASRKDAVTKAEVEITNKTIPGPLPVYNTVGEIKGSEKPEEIVVVGAHLDSWDLASGTTDNGTGSSVVLEAARAIIKSGVKPKRTIRFVLFTGEEEGLYGSKAYVEKHKDEMAKTSCALVHDTGTGKVYGFGVQGRTSVLKILDPMSESLKSLPGFKEHTLRSMGGTDHLSFEAVGVPGFACEQDSAEYRFTHHSQSDTFDKAMEPDLIEGAQVMAVTAVRVANLPDLLPRDKPEGKGGGRRRENKEQPPAEKKSPAIEKKDAPPVQN; via the coding sequence ATGAACTCATTGAGAAGACTATTTGGTGCAGCGCTGATCGCCGCACTGGGAGTGCTGACCATTCCCGAGTCCGATGCGCAAGATGCCGCTAAGACCGCTCCGGTCTCGGATCCTGCCGCTCTGGCTATCGACCAGCAAATCATTTCGGAAATCCGAGAGCACTCGGATATCATGAAGAACCTTCAGTACATCAGCGATGAAATTGGCCATCGCCTGACGGGTTCCCCTTCGCTGAAGAAGGCGAACGATTGGACCGCCGCCAAGATGAAAGAGTACGGTCTGACCGACGTGCATCTGGAAGCGTGGGAAATCCCCGCCGGCTGGGAACGGGGCACCGCCACTTTGACTCTGATCGACCCGACACCCGGCCGACAACTGACCGTGGCCGCGATGGGCTGGACCCCCGGTACCAAAGGCAAAATCAGCGGCGATGTCGTTATCATCGATGCCAAGACCAAGGACGACTTGAACAAATTCAAAGGCAAGCTGAAGAATGCCATCATTCTGACCCGGCCGCCGACAGAAGTTCGGCCGATTACCGATCTGAACTATGCCAAAGCTGGCGTTCCCGGCAAAAAGGATGGACCTCCTTCCAAGGAAGCTACCCCTAAAACGGAATCGGCCAAGCTGGACCCGCCGAAGAAAGATGACGCCAAAAAGGACGGTCCGATTCCTTCCCGACCCGGTAATTTCGGCGAGCAAATGGCTCTGCGAAGAGAATTGGGCGAATTCCTTCGTACGGAAGGCGCCGCTGTCATGCTGACCGACTCCGGCAAACCGCACGGCCTGCTGAACATGACCGGATCCTGGCGGGGGGGCGACCGAGCCAGTGCCAATGAACCACTGCCGACGCTGTTTATCACACACGATCACTATGCCCTGCTCTATCGACTGGCCTCCCGTAAAGACGCGGTGACTAAAGCGGAAGTAGAAATCACCAATAAGACCATTCCAGGCCCGCTGCCAGTCTACAACACGGTCGGTGAGATCAAAGGTTCCGAGAAGCCGGAGGAAATTGTTGTCGTCGGCGCTCACCTCGACTCGTGGGATCTGGCCAGCGGCACTACCGATAACGGCACCGGTTCCTCGGTCGTATTGGAAGCGGCTCGTGCGATTATCAAATCGGGCGTCAAACCCAAGCGAACCATCCGATTCGTGCTGTTTACGGGCGAAGAAGAAGGTTTGTACGGCTCCAAAGCGTATGTGGAAAAACACAAAGATGAAATGGCGAAAACCTCCTGCGCACTGGTGCACGACACCGGAACCGGGAAGGTATACGGCTTCGGCGTCCAGGGCCGAACCTCCGTGCTGAAAATTCTGGATCCGATGTCGGAATCCCTCAAGTCACTTCCGGGCTTCAAAGAACACACTCTACGAAGCATGGGCGGCACCGATCACCTGTCGTTCGAAGCCGTCGGCGTTCCCGGCTTTGCTTGCGAGCAGGATTCGGCCGAGTATCGTTTCACCCACCACTCGCAGTCAGACACCTTCGACAAGGCTATGGAACCGGATCTCATCGAAGGCGCTCAGGTCATGGCCGTGACGGCTGTACGCGTGGCCAATCTGCCCGACCTGCTCCCGCGCGATAAGCCCGAGGGCAAAGGCGGCGGACGACGACGGGAAAACAAAGAGCAGCCCCCCGCCGAGAAGAAAAGTCCAGCCATCGAAAAGAAGGACGCTCCCCCGGTTCAGAATTAA